A window of bacterium genomic DNA:
CCCGCTTCCTGACGGCCGGTTTGCTGGTGGCCTCGGCTCTATTTCTCAAGCGCGAGGCTTTGCCTCGGCCCGGTGAAATCCTGGGCGCCTTTCTGATCGGCGTCTTGCTGCTGGTGGTCGGCAACGGCGGGGTGGTCTGGGCCGAGCGGTCGGGACTTCCCTCCGGCATCGCGGCGATGATCGTCGCCACCACGCCGCTTTGGATGATGGTCCTGGACCGGTTTTTTGGCCGCCGGCAGCGCTTGCAGCCGCTCAAGCTCTTGGCTGGAATCGCCGGCTTGGGCGGGGTTGTCCTACTGGTTTATCCCTCGAACACCGAGCTTCTGCCGGCGGTGCCCTTGCTGCCGGCCTTGCTGGTGGTGGCTTCCGCCTTCTCCTGGTCGCTCGGCTCGGTTTTGTCGCGATCGATTCGGCTGCCCAAGTCTCCCTGGTGGACGACCGCGCTGGAAATGATCGGGGGTGGGCTGGTTCTCTTGCTGTTGGCCTTCGTTCGGGGCGAGGCGAGTGGCTTCGAGCTCTCGGCAGTCACGGCGGCTTCCTTGGCATCTTGGGTTTATCTCGTCGTCTTCGGCTCGGTGGTGGCCTTTTCGGCTTATCTCTACATGTTGAAGCACAGCAATCCGGCCCGGGTCTCGACCTATGCCTTGGTCAACCCGGCCGTGGCCTTGCTGTTGGGCTGGTCCTTGGGCGGCGAGGAGTTGAGCGCCCGCATCGGCTTGGCGGCCCTAATCATCTTGCCGAGCGTGTTCGTCCTGGTCTGGGAAGGAAAGGCCCGAAAAGAGCGGGGTCATCCTGAGCGAAGCGAATACCCAAACTACGGGCACAAGGGATCTGCGACTGACCAAGAAACGACGGGACTTAGTAGTTCCTTCGTCTTTCCGGACTCCCGTTAGGATAACCGAAACGATTTGGGCCTTATAAAGTGCCTTGGCAGGTCGCAGATCCTTCGCTTCGCTCAGGATGACATGGCTGGCTAAGCCGCCTCTTGCAGCCGCTGAATCCGCAGCTCGAGCGGCGGGTGGGAGGCGAAGAGCCGCATCAGCCCCGAGCCCCGGCCCGAGATCTGCATGGTTTCGATGGCGGCGTTGCGCTTGGGATCGACGACCTCGTAATTGCGCTGCAAGGCTCGCAGGGCGCCGATCATCTTTTGCCGGCCGGCGAGCATGGCGCCGCCCTGGTCGGCCCGGTACTCGCGGAAGCGCGAGAACCAGGCCACCACGATCGAGCCCAAGATCATGAAGACGATTTCCAAGAGGAAGCTCACCAAGTAGAAAATGCCGGTCGAGAGGCCGCGGCTGTCGCGCTCGCTGCGCATGGCGACGGCGATGGCGTAGGCGATGACCCGCGAGAGAAACATCACGAAGGCGTTCACCACCCCTTGGAGCAGGGTCATCGTAACCATGTCGCCGTTGGCGATATGGGTGATCTCGTGACCCAGGACGCCTTCGACCTCCTCATAGTTCATCGAGCGCAGCAGGCCGGTCGAGACCGCCACCAAGGACCGCGATTTGGTCGGCCCGGTGGCGAAGGCATTCAACTCCGGCGAATCGTAGACGCCGACTTCGGGCATGTCGCGTAGGCCGGCGCTTTGCGCGAGATGGTGGACGGTTTGGATCAGCCTTTGCTCGTCGGCGCCGGAGCTTTGAGGGTCGAGCACTTGGACGCCCATCGTCCACTTGGCCATTTGGCGGGAGAGGGCCAGCGAGATCAAGGAGCCGGCCATGCCCCAGATGAGACAGAAGATCGCCAGCGAGGTGTAGTTCAAGCCGTACTGAGTCAGGTAGGGGCGGACCCCGAAGACGTTCAGCAGCACCGAGATGGTCATCACCACCAGGAAATTGACGGCGAGGAAGAGGATGATTCGTTTGGCCATGAGCGCTCCTTGTCGAAGAATCATTAGGGCTAGACGGTGTACGCGTCAAGGATTGGAAAGATTTGCTTTCTAGGATTTATATACTTTTGTTTTTAATATAAGGAATTAATTTATATAATTTGTACTTACATAAAATGTAATCCATTGGGAGCCACAATGAAGTAAAACAGAAATATCTTATAATTTTAATGAGTTATATTCGATATCTCCATCTTGGCATTTCCGGCCTTTCGCTTGCAATTAAGATCAGACATGGAAATGCAGAATCAAAACGAAACGGTCCCCCAGCTCTTCAATCAGATCCAAGGCCAGCTCCAAACCATCCTCAAGACGGCCGACCAAGGCCTGGCTCAAAAGAGCATCCTGAATGCCGAAAACCTGATGAGCAAGATGGAAGCTCTCCTCCTTTCCAACCCCTTCGTCACCGACGAAGACGTCAGCCGGGTCGTCTCCTTCTCCCGCGGCAACCTCTG
This region includes:
- a CDS encoding EamA family transporter, producing the protein MDSFLLPSGGLLSGAGPTVHLRKGRVWLTAEGDPGDYLLEAGQWYRGKGRARLLVEALEDSELQMSSAPPEQIEAKFSRLGLWLCFAIVYLVWGSTYLAIRFAVESLPPFGMAGARFLTAGLLVASALFLKREALPRPGEILGAFLIGVLLLVVGNGGVVWAERSGLPSGIAAMIVATTPLWMMVLDRFFGRRQRLQPLKLLAGIAGLGGVVLLVYPSNTELLPAVPLLPALLVVASAFSWSLGSVLSRSIRLPKSPWWTTALEMIGGGLVLLLLAFVRGEASGFELSAVTAASLASWVYLVVFGSVVAFSAYLYMLKHSNPARVSTYALVNPAVALLLGWSLGGEELSARIGLAALIILPSVFVLVWEGKARKERGHPERSEYPNYGHKGSATDQETTGLSSSFVFPDSR
- the htpX gene encoding protease HtpX, which codes for MILRQGALMAKRIILFLAVNFLVVMTISVLLNVFGVRPYLTQYGLNYTSLAIFCLIWGMAGSLISLALSRQMAKWTMGVQVLDPQSSGADEQRLIQTVHHLAQSAGLRDMPEVGVYDSPELNAFATGPTKSRSLVAVSTGLLRSMNYEEVEGVLGHEITHIANGDMVTMTLLQGVVNAFVMFLSRVIAYAIAVAMRSERDSRGLSTGIFYLVSFLLEIVFMILGSIVVAWFSRFREYRADQGGAMLAGRQKMIGALRALQRNYEVVDPKRNAAIETMQISGRGSGLMRLFASHPPLELRIQRLQEAA